From the Hoplias malabaricus isolate fHopMal1 chromosome 6, fHopMal1.hap1, whole genome shotgun sequence genome, the window TTTTCCTTTTGGCAAATGCTGTTTGTCACTCTgcttgctttgtgtgtgtgcatgtgtatgtgtgtgtgcacacatacACTTTCACATTGTTCAGATGTGGCTGTATGCTAATGCATGtgacggagagaaagagagagagaaaaagctaGTAAGTGAGGCCTTGTTGTATAGGATCCAAAAGCCTTTAGGAATAAATAACTCCCACTTTCCACTTCTTTGCAGAATTTCTTAAATTCCAGTCGCTGCCCGGAGATCCAGGGCTTCCTTTACATAAAGGAGACAGGCCGCAAGTCCTGGAAGAAGCTTTACATGTTCTTGCGTCGCTCTGGCCTCTACTGTTCCACGAAGGGAACATCTAAGGCAAGCTGAGTGTTTTATTTTGCTTATCTACATTCAAAATAGTTGCCATATTTCTTAAATTGGCAATGATGTGACATCCTGATAATATGCGTGCAAAACATACATGGTTTGCTTAGTGTGTTCCAGTACAGAATTAATTCCACATGTTTGGACGTCAGAGGAAAGATCAAGTATGGGTCAGATATGCATCAGATATGTGAAATGAAAGTCAAATTTGATTCCCTTCTTAAAGTAGACTCACAGCTGTGCAAACACAAACTTATTGGAGTTCTACATTTGGATTTCATCCTGCTGGTCTTTATATACTCATATTCTCTGAAATTTGGTCgatgttttttaaatgtcatgATGACCATTAGGTAGTATTAATCATCTAATTCTAGTATCAGGCATAAATATAAATTGGTCAAGGAAATGTGCTGATAATGTTCTGTTCGCGTTGTTCAGGAACCCAGGCATTTGCAGTTATTGTCTGACTTGGAGGAGACTAATGTGTTCACTGTGACATCCGGCAGGAAATTGTACAATGCTCCCACAGACTACCAGTTCTGCATTAAGGTAATACAGAATCAATCagttaaaacaatatatattacACTAAAATGAACATCTTTAGCCAAAAAAAATCTACTGTATGTGCCACAGATTCAATCTAAGGcaataaattctttttttttttaaatcactaataGTGACCTTACAGGGGGTGCCATTCCATTGCagcgtgacacacacacactgtagacacttttgagtagccaatccacttaaCCAACttggagcaccctgaggaaaccctgacatgggaagaacacatcaaactcaccCCAGACTGTCACCCGAAGTGgggcttaaacccacaaccccaggagctatgtgacagtgaaactacctgttgcgccaccaaaTATGTAGTCGTGCTAAACTGAAATGTATTTACACCATTcattcaaaacattaaaactgtaCTACACCAGTATTTGCTTTGCACACTTGGTATATCTCCCTGTCACCCTGttttcaaaggtcaggaccccaaTTTTACAAACACATAGCAGATATTTGGTTGAGAAATCATTTGTGTGCCAGAcacaagaaatatatatttgactGGTTTGACTTCAGGAGTGGCTTTTTATTTACAGCCAAGTAAGAACAGGACAGAAGTGAAGGACCTGAAAATACTGTGTTCTGATGATGAGCAGAGCAGAACATGTTGGATGACAGCCTTTAGAGTGCttaaggtacacacacacacaaagtcaaacagagagagagtgagagaacacacacacagatagagtgGGGGAGGGCGCCAGAGCTCAAACAGTCACATATCCTTATGTTAATATTGGAGtaatttgtatatatttcatGGCTTAAGAACAAGAAAAATTTGACCAGAATGGGCATCTTAATTATAATTGAGAATGGTATAATGAGtaatgttataaaaataaatagtataAAGTATATTGATTTAGTTATTGGTTAAATGCATGCATATATCACATTTTCACTATATCTAAGTATATCTATATcatatataactatatataacTATATCTTTTTTTATATGTGCTAGATGGAGCAATAAAGCTTTAAGTGTCTTCATATATTCCACCACTCATTACCTACTGCTGCGTGAGTCGATTAGGCTTTAGATCCCATGGGAATTTATGAAACACAGTGTGCTGTTATGTTACCCACCTTCTGCTTCTATTACATTGTGGCAGAAAAAAGTATACACAGTGGCCTGGAAAGTCAAACCACAACAGCACTTAGAAAGCAAATAAAAGTCTACATTAACATAAAGGCAGATCATGAAAATATTGTGCAAACATGACATTAACAGTGTATACCAAAATATTAAAGAAGGTTTATTGTGTTCTCTTTTATGATAATATGGATAATACATAACCATAACTTTGTCATATTGCACATTCTGTCTGCATGTGtgattaatataaacaaatcagaCTTGATCAGAAGGTTTCAGTATATTACAGTTCACATTTGCACTGAGCTATAGGAACTGGCTTAACagggtttctctctctgtctctctctcaaaccCACATATCAATTtgatataataatttaaattgacTAAAATAATATAGATGTTGAGAGAAAACGGATTTAAAATGGTTGTGCTGCATTGCTACAATGATAAAGCATGAGTAGTAGATCTCAATAAAGAAAATTCAGATCTTATCAGATCTGCCTCTGGCAGACTTACATTTTCACATAAATAACTTGCATTCTTTCTCACATAATACAAATCTGCTTTTGTGCAGTATGGAATTCTGCTCTACCAGAACTTCAAGATCCCTCACCAGAGAAAATCGCACATCTCAAACTTCACTACACCAGTGGTGAGAGTTCcacctcttcttttttttttttttttttttataatggtgtgagtgtgtgatttccACTGATTGTCCTGATTGTGGTTTTGGGCTAAAATCTTCTTTGAATAAGATTTAAAAccactttaaaatgtgatttgaCTCAGTTTGGGAAAATTGCTTTGTAGAAACCAGTCCCACGCATATCAGTATGAAGTTTCATGTCTGAACATGGCCTAATCACAGATCATAGGTTGGCTAACTTCCACTGCTTATGCCAAAGAGCCACATAGCTGTAGATTCCTTTATGCCTTTACAAGCACGTCAGGTGCTTGTATTTAATGAAGCCTTATTAGGCTATCACAAACGGTTACTGTGGTAATGATGATAAAGTTTGTTTTTACAGAGCCAACGCTGATATTGCAGGTGTTCTGAGAGATTTGCTTTGAAGGATTGTGGctgtttgtcttgttttgttttttatgaatAGCAGTCATTGATGGGCTTTTGAGGCTGGCAGAATAGAAATTCTGTTGGCTTTCAGTGAAGACCTTTTCATAAAGATAATTTGAAAACCCCAATGAGGATGATTTTGGAGCTACATGACAGgaataattaaatttatttttacaattgtATCTGATTTTGGAATGTTCTTacgttattttttttctgatctagtaACATTAATGATTAAATTCTGCTTTGTTACGACAATACTTTTCTCTGTTGAAATTTACTGTACAAGTGTACAGGCACTTTAGCATCATTCtctttgaaaaacaaataataaagtactgtatatttatataatactgtatatactggacatgtatatttttttacaacCACATTTTCAGATTCAAAGAATTTTTGGCAGCTGAGACAGCTGAAATTGTTGCTCAGAGAAATCCAGCCTACAAAATAAATTCTTGTTACCATGaggttacaaaaaaaaaaagtttcaaaaaGAGAATCTGTTGTAATTAATCAAACCAAATCAAAATTGGATTAGGTTTGTTGTCACATCACATAACACAAGTGTAAGGTGAGTGAAAACCCTAAGTGCATAGTCCTTCCCAGCAGCAGATACaaggaatataaaataaaatataacaagaaaaagaaatctaggcaagcctagttttgctggaCTGCCTTTAGCCATATAGCACTAGTCACATgtggtgtttctggcatttcaaaaacaggaaagccaaaaatacatacccttgtcattggaaggtttGTAGAAGCTTTGGTGCGTCATAtcagtgtctttgtttacatgtggtttttattatgtgattgtgttgtacagaacatatggagggcaggactaataaaggcagaaatgaaaaaaaacagcacaaagttttgttcataatatttaacaccagcatcagtgtttttctttttcattttatttaaagataaatagtagatgatctaccaccaaagaacaaagaagaccaagaacaatggcttatttattcaatgtaacaggttagACTAAAACACGTGTAGTTTAAGGTGACTTTGCACAACttaagttttataaacacactattgccacaaaatgtctccccaccattATATTAAACTTTGTAAATGACCGCGTCCGGCTCCACTGAATGATAACActgtatttgaggctctgagctctttcttgaaTCCTAAACCTCGACACGCCCATGGACGAAACCACGGTTCACACTGAAGAACgtactcttctttggttccaactgggaactaatttttctggtttGTGTACCAGTTTATGTTGTAAATGCAccaaatggttccaaatttagttaaaaaaaactgGAACTTTTCCCCTTTGTGAAATTTgactgaactaacaacagacagtgAAATAAAATTCCTACTCGCGCATGCGCGTTTAAACATTAGGAGTCTGTCAGTAagagaaaatgcctcttctaggccggcccaGTATGCAGTCCAGCAAAAATAGAAGTACAGATTGTTTCCAgcttatgaaataaaaaataaaagaacattgtGTATaccaaatacataaatatatatttctatattatataatgttataatgattactgatttatttttactttgctACATCTGAAGTGCAGATTAATTTGCTCTTATATGTACTTACCTGCTGATCTTATCCAGTGCAACATACAATGTCACAGTTTTGCATAGTGTAGAGTTATCAAACATCAAGCCAATGTGCTGGGGAGATGTCTCTTCCACTctgatatttatttcatttaatggCAATTTTGACATTTTGCAGTAAAATCATGATATTTTTCTGCAGAGGAGTGTCTCAGAGAATTCTTTAGTTGCTATGGACTTCTCAGGGAGGACTGGCCGTGTGATTGACAATCCTGAGGAGGCGATGAGTGCAGCAATGGAGGAGGGACACTCCTGGAGAgtgagtttttttgtttttttttacatgcagACAAATGAAAAGTCCATTTCAATTTCCCCTGTATGATATAATATATGTTGATTTCCATTTATGTAGAAACGGAGTCAGCGAATGAATGTATTGGGAAACCCTAGTCCACTGCATCCCTCTTCTTTAAATTCAGGTATGAACCTCCTGGTACTTTGTAGACCGttaatgtttttcattcattcattatctgtaaccgcttatccagttcagggtcgcggtgggtccagagcctacctggaatcattgggcgcaaggtgggaatacacattggaggggacgccagtccttcacagggcaacacacacacactcgcacattcactcacacctatggacactttttgagtcaccaatccacctaccaacgtgtgtttttggactgtcggaggaaacaagagcacccggaggaaacccacgcgaacaacactccaaactcctcacagagagtcacccggagcgggaaatgaacccacaacctccaggtccctggagctgggtgactgcgacattacctgttgtgccaccgtgccgccccagttaATGTTTGTACACTGTAAATTATTATGGCTGTTGGTTTCAGACTGGCTTTCTATTTGTGagatttttgtatgaatattatgtattttctgttgaatctttatttaaagaggaaatgtacaaagaaaagatatccagtgtttttaaacaaatttacaaTGTGATGCCTACAACATACTCCAAAAAgtttgggacaggggcaaaataaaaaaaaaatgaatattttatagAAATTTCACAGGATTTATAGGAATTTCAGTTTGGGAGACAATTGTCAAACTGTTCAAACAGAACTATATTCATGcaaaattgcaaataatttaggTATTTCGCAATCTAAAGGTCATAATATCATGAAAAGATACAGAGTCAGTTAAAGTTTTGGTGTGTAAAGATCAGGTATGGAAATCGCTGTTAAATGTGTGTGACCACAGAACCCTCAGGTGGTATTGTTTGAGAAACTGTTATAATTGACTGTGCCATAATGGATGTAACCACATGGACACAAAAATCATAAGTCCCACAGCATGGGTGATCTACAGATGTGTAAAGGGATCATTGTGGCAGAGGCTAGTGTTGgtattttggagagacataTGCTACCATTAATACATCTTTTCCCAGGAAATAGACATTTtctatttcagcaggacaatgtCAGGCTTCATTTTGCTGACTGACCTGCCtgctgtccagatctgtcatttattgaaaatgtatggcgCATCACGAAGAGGGGAATCAGACAATGGTGACcacaagctgttgagcagctcaGGTCTTGTGTACAGCAACAATGGGCAAAAGTGCTATTCAACACTGCATTAATTTATTCTCTTCAGTTCCCAAATAAATATGaagtgtaatttaaaaaaaaataataaataaaggtaaTGAGACCCAGTGGTAAACATGACCCTGGCccatctatttttttttgtgtgtgtttctacatgtatatattaaataaatagaattaaagaattaaaatTGTAATAACAATAAAGGTCTTTTCCTCTTCCCATTGTCTGTTGGGAGTGAAGATTTACAGATGtcagtttttattgcatttttagatAATGGGATTTGTTTGATGTTTTCATTTGTCAAAACATAATATTTTGCAGTGtactgtaataataaaatttattcttttattgtcCCTAGTGATCCACCGGACACAGCTGTGGTTCCACGGCCGAATCATGAGAGAGGAGTCTCACCGCATGATTATACAGCAGGGTCAAGTGGACGGGTAAGACACTAATATTACCAACAAACCAAAGAAACCTTTTCAAaaacttttctgttttttaattgtaatttttaaaattttctttATAGGTTGTTCTTGGTGCGAGACAGTCAGAGCAATCCGAAGGCTTTTGTACTCACACTGTGCCATCATCAGAAGATCAGACACTTCCAGATCTTACCTGTGAGTCTCAAGCTTTAACCTCCTCTATAACTTGTGTATGACAAAATATGACACACCTCATAAACTTACAAGCAGAAATCAAATGTCCCTTACAGTATATTAATTTCCATCAAAAATACAATGCAGTACAAGAGCTCAATTGGTTTATGATTTATGGTTATTTTCTGGTCTCTAAAGTCCTTTTAACACTAAAAACCTGAGGCCTTAATGGGATTCTTTTTTGCACAGTGTTTGGGGTGTTATtattcacacatgcagctctTAAACTCTGTTTTACAAAAATGCACCTGTTTATCCATTACATAAGATGGCCAATAGCGCCATAATTGCTGAATTATATGAAATCACCTTCTTTCTGGCCATGCTACCATGTAAAATTTGCtgccacagacacacaaaagaGATATTTACTGCTTTTTTTAATGACCGTTTTTAAAAATCAACTCCTGTGGCGCTTACACTTAATAACATAACTGTTCAACTGAAGTATAACTGAAAAGTTAAGCTTGGCCCACTATAGTTTCAAAATTACTATATTTTCCAGTAATGTACCAGCTTCTTTTCGTTCTGTTTTCCTGCTATTTTTTCAGTTAATTTGCTAGGCCTCCTGCAGGTAGAAAGCTGGTTTACCTTTAATGGAAATTTGGTCACATTGATGATTCTTATAAAATGTCTCATTAACTTTTCAGACACACATATAGTCAGTAATAGATTACTAAAAAATTATTAACTGGATGCCTATAAATAGATATACACTGTATGCAGCTGATACAATAATACCAGGGTATGTCCAAATGATTGTataaagaatgttttttttatatgatgGACCTACTGTGGACAAAGGAGGTTATTGTGCATACACACTTtgaatctccatagaaaagcttGAAATAAAATGGGATCCtcagaagcagctgcacatgagccttaggCCATAATGACCAAAGCTAGAGGTGTATAAAGTCTTTTAAaattgagctgtggagcagtgtcaCTGCATTCTCTAGGATGATGGAGCAACACTCAGTAaatttgggatgaattagagtggtgtctgtgatccagaactaatcccccaacatcagtacttgaGCTCACTAATGCTCTAGTGGTTTAGCATTAGTTAAAtccccacagcaatgttccaacatttaacCGTAAGGCTTTCTAGAAGAAACTGGGGCTATAACTGTGGCAAAGGGGTGACAACTTTATTACTTAATtacttattaaattattaacacCTTTTCAGAAGCAGTGATATGATAAATCTGATAAATAAGATCTAAATCTTTAGAATAATATTTACTTAGAAATCTTTGCAataaatttacattatttatctATTGTCTGCTTGTAATCAcattaaaagtaataaataattgtttataAACCATAAATAGAAAGTGTAACAATAACTttttatttgccaaatagtgaagcCATATCTACCTATTAAACCTCAGATCTGTCAGAACACTGACCTTACTTTTTTCTCTTCCATCAGTTGACATTAAACCTGTAAGTTTCAGCACATATTTAACCACCAAGTTTAATCAATTAACCtataaaatccatccatccatccatccatccattatctataacggcttatccagttcagggtcaaggtgggtccagaacctacatggaatcattgggcgcaaggcgggaatacaccctggagggggctaatCTATAAAAGGACTTATTATaaattaatgataatgtggtgtgtacCTTAACATGTAAAATGATtgaattcacattctcaggccTTATTATTTACTTTGATGTTTTCAATAGGTTCTCTGGCACTTTTACTATTAGACAATAAAGGCTTACTGTTGCTCTCTCTGATCCTGTGTTAAATATGATTATTTATGatcttttaaggtgtttacaacataatttttaaacatgtaaaaaaaaaaaaagttttaaaccatttttaatcCTATTATAAGTGTAGTCTGATTTTCAAGTGGTATGGTTAATCTTTTTCCATATAGTGTACATACAGTCTTATAacatctttttaaaaaggggtaAAATTCTTAAAATCAGTCACCCAATGGAGTCTGCATaaatattatctctttattttcttcattctcGTTGCTGCCACCAGTATGAAGAGGACGGTCAGATTTTCTTCAGCCTTGACGACGGCTCCACCAAGTTCACAGACCTGATCCACCTGGTGGAGTTCTACCAGCTCAACAGAGGAGTTTTGCCCTGCAAACTCAAACACCCCTGCACCATGGTGGCCTTATGACACCTTCCTCTTGTGTGTTCCAACAGATTAACTCGCACCACACAAAAACATCTCTACATACATGTGGCTGAGAAACTGGATTTTTctcccctttttttttcttgtattctTTGCGCCCTGTCCCTTGTCTGTAATAAGCTGACACATACCTCAGACCGATTTCTGTTTCTGTCATGTTTTTGGCTCTGGGATTGATGCAGAACTGCTGGGAATGATCTAACAAGCACACACTTTCTGGAAACTCCACTTCCTCCAGTTCCATAGACACAGCCACTTTTtgaacttttttgttttttcaagacAACGTCTTTCAAATCAAGATTTCATCAAAGACCTTGATTCCATTGTTCCAGACTCTCCAGGAAACAATTCCACATTTGCAAAAATTAAGACGAATTACATCAGGACACgtttttcagttttgtaaacTACTTGATTAAGTTTGGTTTGTAGttgtggtgtttttgttttcataactaaacacttcacacactcaaGCTGAACATAGCTGCCCCATCTTTTGACAATTGAATGACCATTTTTGCCCATTCCTGCTCTCTTGCCATCCCTCCTGTTTCTCCATATCCCTTGGTAAACACTTTGCATAGAGAATATTTGCGTGTTGATTGGATTACTGCACAGGACATCCACAGAGCCTTGGCGTAGCTTTCTGTTGCCAAGGCTTTACCTGATGGCTTACATGTTAAGTAAATAATAGATGAGCATAACTGGCATTTGTTGCTTCTCATCTGCTTTGTTGTGTTGAGTACATGTAGTTCTTCACCCAGTTTTCTTTGCCTTATCAAAGAATGAAGACCTGGGGGCATTGGGCCAAGGCTGCTGTAAATCAGTTTTGATCAGTCGTGTTCGGTCCTAAAGCagacacatttaacaaaaagtAAGGGTTTGTGCCTCGGTTAAAGTGCATCACACCTTTAGAGTCAGGAGGATAAAATGATTTACTTTTATTAAAGTGcaatattgtttaaaaatagcCTATGAGGGGCCACACAAACTTCACCTGAGCCACATGTGGCCACACACGCGCGCACTCACACatacaaatttaaataaagaaataaaattaaggAAACAAAATCCCACCTTAACACTTGGTCAACTTGAGGTTGGTTAACCCAGAGCACAATTACTGGGTACTAAGATGTAGCTCTCCCTTAAATTAAATATGTAGCAAGTCTTTAACTTTTCAGTCAAGTCCTGGATATTGGTGTTTTCTAACAACAGTCCTGGAAGTCCTCCACACCTGCAGTTTCTACTCTGCTAGTCTCAGCTACAGACGCTCTGCTCATAAGTTGACTGAGAGTCTGTTACTTTCACTGCGTTAAGTTGGCTTCACTCTCAGGTTTCTGACAGTTGCATTCTAATTGGCTATCTGCCTCCTTCTGCCCATCATTTTAAAATAGCAGACTTGAGATTGGTCCTTTTGTGTTTCAGTCATATTTCATTTCCTGCAatagtaggtggttcttggccacgttaagtggcgaaaggtaccagactctccctagagaaTCTGGCAGTGCAAGTCTACCCCTCTGCTAGCTCACTTGGTTTATCTCATGAAGGACCCATAACTACAACCTATGTTATATCATTATTGCTATATTTGCAGGAAGCATGTAGATATTCCTGCCTTAGATAGATTTGGGATAGATAGAAATTTGGGTGGATATGATGCATGGTCCCTTGTGGAACATGGAAAGGGATGCTGTTTTTGCACTCTTGGCATGAATGAAGAATGCGTACAGACCAACTAACTGTAAAGTATTTTTTCTTTCATCAGATTGGATAACAACACAAAACCTCTAAATACTAAAGAGAGAAGATAATACCTGTGTCATCAATGAATTCAACCAGAATTGCAGTGGGGTAATTAATGTTTGTATCATGAGCCCTAGTAGAACTTGATCTTCACAAACTGTActctgtctgggtttcctcgggACTGCAGTTGGGAAACACTGTGAAATGAATGATAATCAAGAAATGCCTTTACATCTCTGTCCTGTTATTGAGCCACATTAAAACCTAAGAAGTGCCAGAGCTGGAAAAATACAACAtctgcacacattcacacactctatGGATGTGGAGTGTTTGCAGTGTCAGGAGTCCTCGGTGAGACCGCAAATCCTTTAGGACTGTGACATCATGCATTGAGGAGATTTGCTCTCCTGCCTTGCATTATTTGAGAAGGTTAGCGGCTCAAGCCTCAGCTTACAGATGAGTTAGTGAGCGAGTACACAAGACTGTGGCATTCTCCTCCGTGTTCCAAGTTAATTCTGACACCCTCCCTACACTGGCCCAGCAAGACTAAGCTATGACAACCTCTCACAGTATGATATGCTGAACTCCAACAGCTGTCTGTTAAACTGCTGATGCTGAAGTACACATATCAAATGAACCAGAGAGAGTGCAAGATGAACACAATGAGCAGGAGACACTCTGATGTGTGACATGATCTTATTAATATATTTGCTCAAGGattccagaaaatgttctggGGCCACACTAAACAAACATCTCCAGTTTCTCTG encodes:
- the LOC136699237 gene encoding growth factor receptor-bound protein 10-like isoform X2, translated to MPRLLPPPPKLPGKQTAEPFEQDNVDHTSSHGPSGLIRFQQQSSHNSPNHPDDDVDLEALVNDMTSLSPYESLYSMCKSQHSESSPLLHNGHGCRVPQRPPSSRAAIPQTPVNNVHRSQPMHIRRLQEEELQVRPASLPAIPNPFPELCSPAGSPTLSQSSLPQPADIHIIKVFGEDGVGKVVEIPADMTARDVCQLLVYKSHCLDDNCWTLVEHHPLLGLERCLEDHELVVQVQACIPPESKFLFRKNYAKYEFFRSPLNFFPEQMVAWCEESNGTIPPSQLLQNFLNSSRCPEIQGFLYIKETGRKSWKKLYMFLRRSGLYCSTKGTSKEPRHLQLLSDLEETNVFTVTSGRKLYNAPTDYQFCIKPSKNRTEVKDLKILCSDDEQSRTCWMTAFRVLKYGILLYQNFKIPHQRKSHISNFTTPVRSVSENSLVAMDFSGRTGRVIDNPEEAMSAAMEEGHSWRKRSQRMNVLGNPSPLHPSSLNSVIHRTQLWFHGRIMREESHRMIIQQGQVDGLFLVRDSQSNPKAFVLTLCHHQKIRHFQILPYEEDGQIFFSLDDGSTKFTDLIHLVEFYQLNRGVLPCKLKHPCTMVAL
- the LOC136699237 gene encoding growth factor receptor-bound protein 10-like isoform X4; protein product: MAIAGCPDYFLHHPNYQDNVDHTSSHGPSGLIRFQQQSSHNSPNHPDDDVDLEALVNDMTSLSPYESLYSMCKSQHSESSPLLHNGHGCRVPQRPPSSRAAIPQTPVNNVHRSQPMHIRRLQEEELQVRPASLPAIPNPFPELCSPAGSPTLSQSSLPQPADIHIIKVFGEDGVGKVVEIPADMTARDVCQLLVYKSHCLDDNCWTLVEHHPLLGLERCLEDHELVVQVQACIPPESKFLFRKNYAKYEFFRSPLNFFPEQMVAWCEESNGTIPPSQLLQNFLNSSRCPEIQGFLYIKETGRKSWKKLYMFLRRSGLYCSTKGTSKEPRHLQLLSDLEETNVFTVTSGRKLYNAPTDYQFCIKPSKNRTEVKDLKILCSDDEQSRTCWMTAFRVLKYGILLYQNFKIPHQRKSHISNFTTPVRSVSENSLVAMDFSGRTGRVIDNPEEAMSAAMEEGHSWRKRSQRMNVLGNPSPLHPSSLNSVIHRTQLWFHGRIMREESHRMIIQQGQVDGLFLVRDSQSNPKAFVLTLCHHQKIRHFQILPYEEDGQIFFSLDDGSTKFTDLIHLVEFYQLNRGVLPCKLKHPCTMVAL
- the LOC136699237 gene encoding growth factor receptor-bound protein 10-like isoform X1; translated protein: MPRLLPPPPKLPGKQTAEPFEQDNVDHTSSHGPSGLIRFQQQSSHNSPNHPDDDVDLEALVNDMTSLSPYESLYSMCKSQHSESSPLLHNGHGCRVPQRPPSSRAAIPQTPVNNVHRSQPMHIRRLQEEELQVRPASLPAIPNPFPELCSPAGSPTLSQSSLPQPADIHIIKVFGEDGVGKVVEIPADMTARDVCQLLVYKSHCLDDNCWTLVEHHPLLGLERCLEDHELVVQVQACIPPESKFLFRKNYAKYEFFRSPLNFFPEQMVAWCEESNGTIPPSQLLQNFLNSSRCPEIQGFLYIKETGRKSWKKLYMFLRRSGLYCSTKGTSKEPRHLQLLSDLEETNVFTVTSGRKLYNAPTDYQFCIKPSKNRTEVKDLKILCSDDEQSRTCWMTAFRVLKYGILLYQNFKIPHQRKSHISNFTTPVRSVSENSLVAMDFSGRTGRVIDNPEEAMSAAMEEGHSWRKRSQRMNVLGNPSPLHPSSLNSVQGRGGSRAYLESLGARWEYTLEGTPVLHRATHTHSHIHSHLWTLFESPIHLPTCVFGLSEETRAPGGNPREQHSKLLTESHPEREMNPQPPGPWSWVTATLPVVPPCRPS
- the LOC136699237 gene encoding growth factor receptor-bound protein 10-like isoform X3 gives rise to the protein MAIAGCPDYFLHHPNYQDNVDHTSSHGPSGLIRFQQQSSHNSPNHPDDDVDLEALVNDMTSLSPYESLYSMCKSQHSESSPLLHNGHGCRVPQRPPSSRAAIPQTPVNNVHRSQPMHIRRLQEEELQVRPASLPAIPNPFPELCSPAGSPTLSQSSLPQPADIHIIKVFGEDGVGKVVEIPADMTARDVCQLLVYKSHCLDDNCWTLVEHHPLLGLERCLEDHELVVQVQACIPPESKFLFRKNYAKYEFFRSPLNFFPEQMVAWCEESNGTIPPSQLLQNFLNSSRCPEIQGFLYIKETGRKSWKKLYMFLRRSGLYCSTKGTSKEPRHLQLLSDLEETNVFTVTSGRKLYNAPTDYQFCIKPSKNRTEVKDLKILCSDDEQSRTCWMTAFRVLKYGILLYQNFKIPHQRKSHISNFTTPVRSVSENSLVAMDFSGRTGRVIDNPEEAMSAAMEEGHSWRKRSQRMNVLGNPSPLHPSSLNSVQGRGGSRAYLESLGARWEYTLEGTPVLHRATHTHSHIHSHLWTLFESPIHLPTCVFGLSEETRAPGGNPREQHSKLLTESHPEREMNPQPPGPWSWVTATLPVVPPCRPS